In Candidatus Thermoplasmatota archaeon, a single window of DNA contains:
- a CDS encoding TIM barrel protein, with amino-acid sequence MIRIGVAGIPLSCKDRTNRDGIIYTKNLGLSAMEIQFARGFISEEEAEELKDVASKCDMELFVHSPYYINLTGNERNVEMSKNKIRKSAHLAQIMGAKIVTLHTGFYGSLSKRKAMERFVKNIRSLRDELKKGGIEVSLGIETMGKKEVFGSLDEVIEVCRRVRGVLPVLDIGHIHARGDGCLKDKKDFQKVFDRVSDLEMDHYLIHVTGVKYNKDGEMYHVPIRKGDMPVIAFMGCIIENDYNITLISESPILEHDAVYSQILLDRAMEMSK; translated from the coding sequence GTGATAAGAATAGGAGTTGCCGGCATACCCCTATCATGTAAAGACCGAACCAACAGGGACGGCATCATTTATACAAAAAATCTCGGCTTGTCGGCCATGGAAATACAGTTTGCCAGAGGATTTATTTCAGAGGAGGAGGCAGAGGAATTAAAAGATGTGGCAAGCAAATGCGATATGGAATTGTTTGTTCACTCGCCCTACTACATAAATCTCACCGGAAATGAGAGAAACGTGGAGATGAGCAAGAATAAGATAAGGAAATCAGCTCATCTCGCTCAAATCATGGGCGCAAAAATCGTTACGCTTCATACAGGATTTTACGGCTCTCTATCAAAAAGGAAAGCCATGGAACGTTTTGTAAAAAACATACGCTCTCTACGGGATGAGTTAAAAAAAGGTGGCATAGAAGTGTCACTCGGCATTGAAACGATGGGCAAGAAAGAGGTTTTTGGCAGCCTGGACGAGGTCATAGAGGTTTGCAGGCGTGTCCGCGGCGTGTTGCCTGTTCTTGATATCGGGCACATACATGCAAGGGGTGATGGCTGTTTGAAGGATAAGAAGGACTTTCAGAAAGTATTCGATAGAGTCAGCGATTTGGAAATGGATCATTATTTGATTCATGTAACCGGGGTGAAATACAACAAAGATGGAGAGATGTATCACGTCCCCATAAGGAAGGGGGATATGCCGGTCATAGCATTTATGGGATGCATTATTGAAAATGACTACAATATCACTCTTATATCAGAATCACCCATACTGGAGCATGATGCAGTATACTCCCAAATACTGCTTGATAGGGCAATGGAAATGTCAAAATGA
- the hxlB gene encoding 6-phospho-3-hexuloisomerase, translating into MNKERNFEKSVDYINRMIGGILKNVDEKKVDDAIDLFMNAKRIFVYGTGRSGLVGKAFAIRLVHLGFQTFVIGETITAPVQKDDLVMLISGSGETIPVTMTAEIARRLGAKIISITANPDSHIARFADVLISFSIKGDPNLAPLGTVFEASSWIFLDGFVSELMARKGEDEKKMKKRHATLE; encoded by the coding sequence ATGAATAAGGAAAGGAATTTCGAAAAATCGGTTGATTACATAAACAGGATGATAGGGGGCATTCTCAAAAACGTGGATGAAAAAAAAGTAGATGATGCGATAGACCTTTTCATGAATGCAAAGAGAATTTTTGTTTATGGTACGGGGAGGAGCGGGCTGGTGGGGAAAGCGTTTGCCATACGGCTTGTCCATCTCGGCTTTCAGACATTCGTGATAGGGGAAACCATAACAGCCCCTGTTCAAAAAGATGACCTTGTGATGCTGATATCCGGCTCTGGAGAGACAATACCGGTGACCATGACCGCGGAGATTGCGAGGAGACTCGGAGCAAAAATAATATCGATTACAGCAAATCCTGATTCCCACATAGCCAGATTTGCCGATGTTTTGATATCCTTCTCGATAAAAGGCGATCCCAACCTTGCTCCCCTCGGTACCGTTTTCGAGGCAAGTTCATGGATATTTCTCGACGGGTTTGTTTCCGAGCTGATGGCAAGGAAGGGCGAAGATGAGAAAAAAATGAAAAAAAGGCATGCGACGCTGGAATAA
- a CDS encoding translation initiation factor IF-2 subunit beta, which produces MKKYDYEELLNRSIESLPEKVTTKERFQMPRGIVFREGNTTILKNFLEISGIVNRDSQHILSYLLKELGTAGEAEGERAIFQGKIPERKVQERLEDYVNRFVLCRECGRPDTKLMKKNRTLLLRCEACGAIHPVKARRVKRE; this is translated from the coding sequence ATGAAAAAATACGATTACGAGGAATTGTTGAACCGGTCAATAGAATCCCTGCCGGAAAAGGTGACAACAAAGGAAAGGTTTCAGATGCCCCGTGGAATTGTCTTTCGCGAGGGGAATACCACCATTCTAAAAAATTTCCTCGAAATATCAGGCATTGTGAATAGAGATTCCCAGCACATTCTATCCTATTTGCTGAAGGAGCTTGGCACTGCAGGCGAGGCGGAGGGGGAGCGGGCAATATTTCAGGGAAAGATACCGGAAAGAAAGGTACAGGAAAGGTTGGAGGATTATGTGAACCGCTTTGTATTGTGCAGGGAGTGCGGCAGGCCGGATACTAAATTAATGAAAAAGAACAGGACGCTTCTGTTAAGGTGCGAAGCGTGCGGTGCCATCCACCCTGTGAAGGCAAGGAGGGTAAAGAGGGAATAG
- a CDS encoding glycosyltransferase family 39 protein — MTSADKKFFILFVVAAIFISFRLYNIENPFSTNGIDEGIHLVQARMVADGYNLYGDLGGDQAPLAILVFSLFRGDVMSARYLSSFLFLAAALSSFLIASRLRNKRAGVFVLLMLSLDFTLLRESRLASLDLFSASLLCISALFFIMYIDRASPRNIALASLFLSLSCMAKMIAAPFAIMVSVIFLYHTVKKKKFFHLSLYALSFILPFLFSAFIFTPQELIDGVIFRQTGRGFDLGTKLSFLLFIGPSFIYMLSIKRWDLKNKKIAFLVAWFLSIFVFLMVQGRTFQHHFAYVVFPAAILTAVALSDLPESSLKGKGLLAAFVALNAVLFSSMILAAPHDMAYDVADEIKEITPSGSVIISGNPLVNVLADRNCPPNLTNLAYYQHLPAESSDIIYWLEHGDAKAVVLYWSLSGMEEVRAYLEESGNYVMYKTIEGRGQILFYGLTPKFSVDKYVMYVRTAT, encoded by the coding sequence ATGACAAGTGCCGACAAAAAATTTTTCATTCTCTTTGTTGTGGCGGCAATCTTCATTTCCTTCAGGTTGTATAATATAGAGAACCCATTTTCCACAAACGGGATTGATGAGGGAATACATCTCGTTCAGGCAAGGATGGTGGCTGACGGCTACAACCTTTACGGGGATCTGGGCGGAGACCAGGCGCCACTTGCCATACTGGTTTTTTCATTGTTCAGGGGAGATGTGATGTCCGCAAGATATCTCTCCTCCTTCCTTTTTCTGGCTGCTGCCTTGTCATCATTTTTAATCGCATCTCGTTTGAGGAACAAAAGAGCGGGCGTATTTGTGTTGCTGATGCTTTCCCTGGATTTCACACTCCTGAGAGAATCAAGGCTTGCATCCCTCGACCTGTTTTCAGCATCCCTCCTGTGCATTTCGGCACTTTTTTTTATCATGTATATTGACAGAGCGAGCCCGAGAAATATAGCACTTGCATCTCTTTTTCTTTCCCTTTCATGCATGGCAAAGATGATTGCAGCCCCGTTTGCCATCATGGTGAGCGTAATTTTCCTGTACCATACGGTTAAAAAAAAGAAATTTTTCCATCTTTCCTTATATGCGCTTTCCTTCATCCTGCCGTTTCTTTTTTCGGCGTTCATTTTCACCCCGCAGGAATTAATAGACGGGGTAATATTCAGGCAGACGGGCAGGGGCTTTGATTTGGGCACGAAGCTTTCGTTTTTACTGTTCATAGGTCCGAGTTTTATCTACATGCTTTCAATAAAAAGATGGGACTTAAAAAATAAAAAAATTGCTTTTCTTGTAGCATGGTTTTTGTCCATCTTTGTATTTCTGATGGTTCAGGGGAGGACGTTCCAGCATCATTTTGCATATGTTGTTTTTCCCGCTGCAATACTCACCGCCGTGGCTTTATCAGACCTGCCGGAGAGCAGCCTGAAAGGAAAAGGATTACTCGCAGCATTTGTTGCATTAAATGCCGTTCTTTTCTCATCCATGATTTTGGCTGCTCCTCACGATATGGCATATGACGTGGCAGATGAGATAAAAGAAATAACTCCTTCCGGCTCCGTTATAATATCCGGCAATCCCCTGGTGAATGTTCTGGCGGACAGGAATTGCCCGCCCAATCTGACCAATCTCGCATACTACCAGCATCTGCCGGCAGAATCCTCTGACATAATATACTGGCTCGAGCACGGGGATGCAAAGGCGGTGGTGCTTTACTGGTCCCTCTCGGGCATGGAAGAGGTGAGGGCATATCTCGAGGAAAGCGGGAATTATGTTATGTACAAAACAATCGAGGGCAGGGGACAGATCTTGTTTTACGGGCTGACTCCAAAATTCTCGGTGGATAAATACGTCATGTATGTAAGGACAGCTACTTGA
- a CDS encoding glycosyltransferase family 2 protein — protein sequence MRDCEMMALLSIVVPTYNELENLPVLLERVGNAMHGIDFELVIVDDDSPDGTADLAEKLREKYGFLKVVKRKNERDLATAVLEGFKNSNGEILTVMDADLQHPPEKIIELLNKIQEGADIVIGSRYIPGGEIENWPFKRKFYSKGARAVAHLLLPKSREVKDPLSGFFILRREVLEGVELHPIGYKILLEILIKGNYKKVEEVPITFKDRERGTSSLVFEEYSKYAKHLLRLSWEAGEIMRFVKFGLVGGSGVLVNLGLLWLITERFGMFYLFSASIAIELSILSNFILNDLWTFHDRGKKGMKNAFTRFLKFNLISSPAFPMQLGIMGLLKEFFGYYYMWAAFIAIVIVFIWNFAANNLWTWFK from the coding sequence ATGAGAGATTGCGAGATGATGGCTTTACTGTCAATCGTCGTACCGACATACAATGAACTGGAGAATTTGCCCGTCCTGCTTGAAAGGGTGGGAAACGCCATGCATGGCATAGATTTTGAACTGGTCATAGTGGATGATGACAGCCCTGACGGCACAGCAGACCTGGCTGAAAAGTTGAGAGAGAAATACGGATTTCTCAAAGTGGTGAAAAGAAAAAACGAGAGAGATCTTGCAACCGCCGTGCTGGAAGGTTTTAAAAACAGCAACGGGGAAATCCTTACGGTCATGGATGCCGACCTTCAACATCCCCCGGAAAAAATTATTGAACTATTGAATAAAATACAGGAAGGGGCGGACATTGTTATCGGGAGCAGATACATACCTGGTGGGGAAATAGAAAATTGGCCTTTCAAGAGGAAATTTTATTCCAAGGGGGCAAGGGCCGTAGCACATCTCTTGCTGCCCAAAAGCAGGGAAGTCAAAGATCCCCTCTCCGGTTTTTTTATACTCAGGCGGGAAGTCCTGGAGGGCGTGGAGTTGCATCCGATAGGTTACAAAATACTGCTGGAGATTTTGATCAAAGGAAATTATAAAAAAGTGGAAGAAGTGCCCATAACATTCAAGGACAGGGAGAGAGGAACCAGTTCCCTTGTCTTCGAGGAGTACAGCAAATATGCCAAACATCTGCTCCGCCTTTCATGGGAGGCAGGTGAAATAATGCGTTTCGTTAAATTTGGATTGGTCGGGGGAAGCGGTGTGCTGGTCAATCTGGGATTATTATGGCTTATAACCGAGAGATTCGGGATGTTTTACCTTTTCTCGGCCTCCATTGCTATAGAACTGTCTATACTTTCCAATTTTATATTAAATGACTTATGGACATTTCACGACAGAGGAAAAAAAGGAATGAAAAATGCTTTTACGAGATTTCTGAAGTTTAATCTTATCAGTTCTCCAGCGTTTCCAATGCAACTTGGCATTATGGGGCTATTAAAAGAATTTTTCGGATACTACTATATGTGGGCTGCATTTATTGCCATAGTCATAGTTTTCATATGGAATTTCGCTGCCAACAACCTGTGGACCTGGTTCAAGTAG
- a CDS encoding ABC transporter ATP-binding protein: MNIVEIKDLTKNYGELKAVDNVSIEVKKGEVFALLGPNGAGKTTIIKSMIGALFPTAGEIKINGFDVVKDGSKARKNIGYLPENVSFYDNLTAMQTMEFYAELRGASKEECLELLKNVGLEGEVNKKVGNYSKGMVQRLGVAQVMIGNPSLLILDEPTGGLDPKGSWQIRQKIKDLNENGTTIFISSHILSEVQEVSDRVAILNHGKLIAIDTLDNLGKKLDLQPVLKIELQRPSTQILSRVKQVKGVKDARLSENVINVTCNPRAKLNIINAIEGAGGKIIDFKTVEPSLEEVFLKFTGE; the protein is encoded by the coding sequence ATGAACATAGTCGAAATAAAAGACCTAACAAAAAATTACGGCGAGTTGAAGGCGGTTGACAATGTGAGCATCGAGGTAAAAAAGGGCGAAGTTTTTGCATTGCTTGGGCCAAACGGGGCTGGCAAGACAACGATTATAAAATCAATGATTGGCGCACTTTTCCCGACTGCCGGGGAAATAAAAATAAACGGTTTTGATGTGGTAAAAGACGGCAGTAAGGCGAGAAAGAATATAGGCTACCTGCCGGAGAACGTTTCGTTTTACGACAACCTTACAGCAATGCAAACCATGGAATTTTATGCTGAATTGCGAGGGGCAAGCAAAGAAGAATGCCTGGAGCTGCTAAAAAATGTGGGGCTTGAGGGGGAGGTGAACAAGAAAGTTGGAAATTACTCCAAGGGAATGGTGCAGAGGCTTGGGGTGGCTCAGGTGATGATTGGAAACCCTTCTTTACTAATACTCGATGAGCCCACTGGAGGGCTTGACCCAAAGGGTTCATGGCAGATTCGCCAGAAAATAAAGGATTTGAATGAAAACGGCACGACCATATTTATATCTTCACACATACTCAGCGAGGTTCAGGAAGTGAGCGACAGGGTGGCCATTCTGAATCATGGAAAGCTGATCGCAATAGACACGCTGGACAATCTGGGCAAAAAACTTGATTTGCAGCCCGTGCTGAAAATAGAATTGCAGCGCCCCTCCACTCAGATTCTCAGCAGGGTGAAACAGGTCAAGGGGGTGAAAGATGCGAGGTTATCCGAAAACGTAATAAACGTGACGTGCAACCCGAGGGCAAAATTAAACATCATAAATGCAATAGAAGGGGCAGGCGGAAAAATAATTGACTTTAAGACAGTGGAACCCTCATTAGAGGAAGTGTTCCTTAAATTCACGGGTGAGTAA
- a CDS encoding ABC transporter permease — MDCRAVYSIARKEFMDNWRNKWIMAVSAIFLILTLVISYFGSMGAEGTGWRDLDVTIMGMIMLVTLLVPIIGLMLGYATIVGEKERGSLELLLSYPVGRIEVLAGKFLGLGAVLSVANFAGFGVAGVVIGVNVRGVQWGNYIMFILASILLGLVFISVSMFFSSIFKKRSTAMGAAVFLWFLFEMIWNIIIAGILTAQYGVGKVVDPNFMAPNWFYVASLINPVKAYSALVSLTIESVKNIAGNIPSFVNIPFTLTILFSWIIAAFVLTYYVFNKKDL, encoded by the coding sequence ATGGATTGTAGGGCAGTCTACAGCATAGCAAGAAAGGAATTCATGGACAACTGGCGAAATAAATGGATAATGGCAGTTTCAGCCATATTTTTGATATTGACTCTGGTTATATCTTACTTTGGTTCCATGGGGGCTGAGGGAACTGGATGGAGGGACCTTGACGTGACCATAATGGGGATGATTATGCTGGTTACATTGCTGGTACCGATTATCGGGCTTATGCTGGGATACGCTACGATTGTTGGGGAAAAAGAAAGGGGCTCCCTGGAACTCCTTTTGTCTTACCCTGTCGGAAGGATTGAAGTACTGGCAGGCAAATTTCTCGGGCTGGGTGCGGTATTGTCAGTTGCAAATTTCGCAGGATTCGGAGTCGCTGGAGTGGTAATAGGGGTAAATGTCAGAGGCGTGCAGTGGGGTAATTACATTATGTTCATACTTGCATCCATACTTCTTGGCCTGGTTTTTATTTCCGTTTCAATGTTTTTCTCGTCTATTTTCAAGAAACGTTCTACTGCAATGGGCGCCGCCGTATTTCTGTGGTTTTTGTTCGAGATGATATGGAATATAATAATAGCAGGTATATTGACCGCGCAATACGGGGTTGGAAAAGTGGTAGATCCAAATTTTATGGCTCCCAACTGGTTTTATGTAGCTTCGTTAATAAATCCGGTGAAGGCGTACTCCGCACTGGTATCGCTAACCATCGAGTCAGTTAAAAATATTGCAGGAAACATACCGTCGTTTGTAAACATTCCATTTACCCTTACCATCCTGTTTTCGTGGATAATCGCGGCATTTGTTCTGACATATTACGTATTCAACAAAAAAGATTTGTAA